In Sedimentibacter sp. MB31-C6, one genomic interval encodes:
- the cbiD gene encoding cobalt-precorrin-5B (C(1))-methyltransferase CbiD, whose protein sequence is MDKFVLKNGKRLKCGFTTGTCAAAAATAGALMIFTGKTVANVSVRLPRGEILIIDIKDPSFNTHGVRCCVQKDSGDDPDSTDGILIYADVELDDSGEIRIDGGKGVGRVTQNGLDCPVGGPAINSVPRKMITENVHRICNEYGYRGGVNIIISAPEGEEVAKKTFNPHLGIVGGISIIGTTGIVEPMSEKALIDSLKVEMQVIKERGFNTLLAFPGNYAESFIDSTLGIRGENSLKYSNYLGEVLDFALELNYKEILVVGHIGKMIKVAGGMMNTHSHTGDFRMEMFACYAGLYGAGSHVIEEILSSVTTEQVLEILIREDLLKKVIQKISERALFYINKRVDNRIITKLIIYSNNHGILN, encoded by the coding sequence ATGGATAAATTTGTACTTAAAAATGGCAAGAGGTTAAAATGCGGCTTTACTACCGGTACCTGCGCGGCTGCTGCCGCAACAGCAGGTGCTCTGATGATATTTACCGGAAAGACTGTGGCGAATGTTTCAGTGAGGCTGCCAAGAGGTGAAATTCTTATAATTGATATTAAGGATCCGTCTTTTAATACACATGGGGTAAGATGTTGTGTTCAGAAAGATAGTGGAGATGATCCAGACTCAACAGACGGGATTTTAATATATGCAGATGTTGAACTGGATGACTCTGGTGAAATACGCATAGATGGAGGTAAAGGCGTAGGACGTGTAACTCAAAATGGTTTAGATTGCCCTGTTGGTGGACCTGCAATAAATTCAGTGCCAAGAAAAATGATAACTGAAAATGTTCATCGGATTTGTAATGAATATGGCTATAGGGGAGGAGTTAATATTATTATATCTGCTCCTGAAGGTGAAGAGGTCGCCAAAAAAACTTTCAATCCTCATTTGGGCATAGTGGGCGGAATATCAATAATTGGAACGACAGGAATAGTTGAGCCTATGAGCGAGAAAGCTTTAATTGACAGCTTGAAGGTTGAAATGCAGGTAATAAAGGAAAGAGGCTTTAATACACTATTGGCTTTTCCTGGCAATTATGCAGAAAGTTTTATTGACAGCACTCTTGGGATACGCGGGGAAAACAGTCTTAAGTATAGCAATTATCTAGGAGAAGTTCTGGATTTTGCCCTGGAGCTTAATTACAAGGAAATATTAGTAGTGGGTCATATAGGCAAGATGATTAAGGTGGCCGGAGGCATGATGAATACCCATTCTCATACCGGGGATTTCAGAATGGAAATGTTCGCTTGCTATGCTGGGTTGTATGGCGCAGGAAGCCATGTTATTGAAGAAATATTATCCAGCGTAACTACAGAACAGGTTTTGGAAATATTAATAAGGGAGGATTTATTAAAAAAGGTAATACAAAAAATAAGTGAAAGAGCACTCTTTTATATTAACAAAAGAGTGGATAATAGAATTATAACTAAATTAATTATTTATTCAAATAATCATGGAATCTTAAATTAA
- a CDS encoding single-stranded DNA-binding protein, with the protein MNSVVLIGRLARDPELRFVPSTGMAVANMVLAVDKEMSRDKKQEMSSQGKPTADFINVVVFGKQAENCANYLAKGRECAVHGRIQTGSYTTQAGEKRYTTDVIADRVEFIGGRGQSSPQQGKPVQPDSSYFDDFPDDDNDIFQPVDDEDIPF; encoded by the coding sequence ATGAATAGTGTTGTATTAATTGGAAGATTAGCCAGAGATCCAGAACTAAGATTTGTCCCTTCAACAGGGATGGCAGTTGCAAACATGGTTTTAGCTGTTGACAAGGAAATGTCAAGAGATAAAAAACAAGAGATGTCATCACAAGGCAAACCAACAGCGGATTTTATAAATGTAGTTGTTTTTGGTAAACAAGCTGAAAATTGCGCAAATTACTTAGCAAAAGGCAGAGAGTGTGCAGTTCATGGTAGAATACAAACAGGCTCTTATACTACACAAGCAGGCGAGAAAAGATATACAACAGATGTAATAGCAGATAGAGTAGAATTTATTGGTGGAAGAGGACAGTCATCACCACAACAAGGAAAACCGGTTCAGCCAGATAGCAGCTATTTTGACGATTTTCCAGATGACGACAATGATATTTTTCAACCAGTAGATGATGAAGATATCCCATTTTAA
- the cobM gene encoding precorrin-4 C(11)-methyltransferase, giving the protein MVHFVGAGPGATDLITMRGHKLLCDADVIIYAGSLVNKEHLNYAKEEAEIHNSAHMTLEEVVDVIKKAEKENKNTVRLHTGDSSIYGAIREQIDILKSLNIQYDVVPGVSSFCGAAASLNAEYTLPNVSQSVIITRMEGRTPVPERESIRSFAAHKSTMVLFLSSGLTEELSNELIAGGYEKDTPVAVVYKATWPDEKIFRCTIETLHQTMKDNNITKTALILVGNFLGNDYERSELYNPTFTHEFREGIK; this is encoded by the coding sequence ATGGTACATTTTGTAGGTGCAGGACCTGGTGCAACAGATTTAATCACAATGAGGGGACATAAACTTTTATGTGACGCAGATGTAATAATATATGCCGGTTCATTGGTCAATAAAGAGCATTTAAACTATGCAAAAGAAGAAGCGGAAATTCACAATAGCGCTCATATGACTTTGGAGGAAGTTGTAGATGTTATAAAGAAGGCTGAGAAAGAAAATAAAAATACAGTTAGACTTCATACTGGCGATTCAAGTATTTACGGTGCCATAAGAGAGCAAATAGATATTTTAAAGTCACTGAATATTCAGTATGATGTGGTTCCTGGTGTAAGTTCATTTTGTGGAGCAGCAGCATCATTGAATGCGGAATATACATTGCCTAATGTGAGCCAATCAGTGATTATCACACGAATGGAGGGAAGAACTCCTGTTCCTGAAAGAGAAAGCATACGTTCATTTGCAGCACATAAGTCAACTATGGTTTTATTTTTAAGTTCTGGATTAACAGAAGAATTATCAAATGAATTAATTGCAGGTGGATATGAAAAAGATACGCCTGTTGCTGTTGTTTATAAAGCAACATGGCCTGATGAGAAAATATTCAGATGCACTATTGAAACTTTGCATCAAACTATGAAGGATAACAATATAACTAAGACAGCATTAATTTTGGTTGGCAATTTTCTTGGAAATGATTATGAAAGAAGTGAATTATATAATCCAACATTTACACATGAGTTCAGAGAGGGGATTAAGTAA
- a CDS encoding MBL fold metallo-hydrolase encodes MKLKFCSLYSGSSGNCQFIKTQNTTILVDAGLSGKKIQNGIVNIGEDPKNVDAIFITHEHMDHIQGAGILSRRLDIPVYANEKTWEAMSPIIGDVKSHNIKIINETVEIGDLTLQAFDISHDAVNPVGYNIYYKNKKISLVTDTGCINDNIINCIKDSELLLIESNHDEDMVLIGPYPWPLKRRVLGEFGHMSNDTAGNLVSKVIKKGREIVLLGHLSKENNFPELAYKTVENILKENGIDVNPGVNLDMTYRDRSSKVYEI; translated from the coding sequence TTGAAATTAAAATTTTGTTCATTATATAGTGGAAGTAGTGGTAATTGCCAATTTATAAAAACGCAGAATACAACTATTCTTGTTGATGCAGGGTTAAGTGGGAAAAAAATTCAAAATGGTATTGTAAACATAGGGGAAGATCCTAAGAATGTTGATGCAATATTTATTACCCATGAACATATGGATCACATACAAGGAGCAGGAATTTTATCTAGACGATTAGATATACCTGTATATGCAAATGAAAAAACATGGGAGGCAATGAGTCCTATTATAGGAGATGTAAAATCCCATAATATTAAAATAATTAATGAAACAGTAGAGATTGGTGATTTGACTCTGCAAGCATTTGATATTTCACATGATGCAGTCAACCCTGTAGGTTACAATATATATTATAAAAATAAGAAAATAAGTTTAGTAACAGATACTGGTTGCATTAATGATAATATTATTAATTGTATAAAGGATTCAGAATTGTTATTAATAGAATCTAACCATGATGAAGATATGGTGCTGATTGGACCTTATCCATGGCCATTAAAAAGACGAGTTTTAGGAGAATTTGGACATATGTCTAACGATACAGCAGGAAATCTTGTTTCAAAGGTAATAAAAAAAGGAAGAGAAATAGTGCTTCTTGGACATTTAAGTAAAGAAAACAATTTTCCTGAATTAGCATATAAAACAGTTGAAAATATATTAAAGGAAAATGGAATAGATGTAAATCCTGGAGTAAATTTAGATATGACTTATAGAGATAGATCAAGTAAAGTATATGAAATTTAA
- the spoIID gene encoding stage II sporulation protein D translates to MLNRIIFALVIFAMLLIIPNVSLTLLEQKFSITAELDNPSEANDEVIKENLESSEIDEPNLIKVFNTKTSEVMVIDFEEYLKGVVASEMPAEFNLEALKAQAVTARTYLLYRLLKYPDGQPEHKDASICTSTHCQVWNSKDDLIASHPDGWFNNYWNKIEEAVNSTDGQILTYKGKIIEPLFHSTSGGRTENSEDVFSTSVPYLKSVESPYEKEAPKLHDSMKITVAEFIDKVKSVYGDLNISSDNLNEKIQLGEVSEGGKIKSLYIDNTEISGREIRSLFNLNSTNFSFIQSGDSLEIVTTGYGHGVGMSQYGANGMAEEGYNYKEILKHYYSGIEIAVMK, encoded by the coding sequence ATGTTGAACCGCATTATTTTTGCTTTAGTTATTTTTGCTATGTTATTAATAATTCCAAATGTTTCTTTGACTCTACTAGAACAAAAATTTAGTATTACAGCTGAATTAGACAACCCTTCGGAAGCTAATGATGAAGTTATTAAAGAAAATTTAGAAAGTTCAGAAATTGATGAGCCAAATTTAATTAAAGTTTTTAATACAAAAACTAGCGAAGTAATGGTTATAGATTTTGAAGAATATTTAAAAGGTGTAGTTGCCTCTGAAATGCCTGCAGAATTTAATCTTGAAGCACTTAAAGCCCAAGCTGTTACAGCTAGAACTTATTTGTTATACAGGCTTTTAAAATATCCAGATGGCCAACCAGAGCATAAGGATGCATCTATTTGCACTAGTACTCACTGCCAGGTTTGGAACTCTAAAGATGATTTAATTGCTAGCCATCCAGATGGCTGGTTTAATAATTATTGGAATAAAATTGAGGAAGCTGTTAATTCTACAGATGGTCAAATTTTGACATATAAAGGTAAAATAATTGAACCTTTATTTCATTCTACTAGTGGAGGAAGAACTGAAAATTCTGAAGATGTATTTTCCACATCTGTTCCCTATTTAAAAAGTGTTGAAAGTCCATATGAGAAAGAAGCTCCGAAACTTCATGATTCTATGAAAATTACCGTTGCTGAATTCATTGATAAGGTCAAATCTGTTTATGGCGACTTAAATATTTCTTCTGATAATTTAAATGAAAAGATACAATTAGGGGAAGTAAGCGAAGGTGGAAAAATAAAATCTTTATATATAGACAACACAGAAATAAGTGGTCGTGAAATTAGATCACTATTTAACCTTAACTCTACAAATTTCAGCTTTATCCAATCAGGTGATAGTTTAGAAATAGTAACAACAGGTTATGGTCATGGTGTTGGTATGAGTCAATATGGTGCTAATGGTATGGCCGAGGAAGGATATAATTATAAGGAAATATTAAAACATTACTATTCTGGTATTGAAATAGCAGTAATGAAATAA
- the cobK gene encoding precorrin-6A reductase, with amino-acid sequence MHVCIFGGTTEGRLLAEFLNDYNIKTDLYIATEYGEQFVKDLNNVTVHQERLNKEHMIELFQKYNFDFVVDATHPFAKIVSQNAMESTECCNLKYYRIVRETVENERAIYYDTVEDIVNYLNNVEGNILLTTGSKDLDKFTKVSNYEERIFIRILPMESSLKRAIELGYSNKNIICMQGTFSEELNVAMINAVDAKYLVTKESAASGGFDEKVMSCIKTNSKCLVLKKPEEEGVTFVEFKQIIRGNV; translated from the coding sequence ATGCATGTGTGTATTTTTGGAGGAACAACAGAAGGGCGCTTGCTGGCTGAATTTTTGAATGATTACAATATAAAAACTGATTTATATATTGCTACGGAATACGGAGAACAATTTGTTAAAGATTTAAATAATGTAACTGTTCATCAAGAAAGACTTAACAAGGAACATATGATTGAATTATTTCAAAAATATAATTTTGATTTTGTTGTTGATGCAACACATCCATTTGCAAAAATTGTTTCTCAGAATGCTATGGAATCGACAGAATGTTGCAATTTAAAATATTACAGGATTGTAAGAGAAACTGTAGAAAATGAACGTGCCATATACTATGACACAGTAGAAGATATAGTAAATTACTTAAACAATGTTGAAGGGAACATATTGCTTACTACGGGGAGCAAGGATTTAGATAAATTCACAAAAGTTTCAAATTATGAGGAAAGGATTTTTATAAGGATTCTTCCCATGGAAAGCTCACTGAAAAGAGCCATAGAGCTTGGATATTCTAACAAAAATATCATCTGCATGCAGGGTACCTTCAGTGAAGAGCTTAATGTTGCAATGATAAATGCTGTTGATGCTAAATACCTTGTAACAAAGGAAAGTGCTGCATCAGGAGGCTTTGATGAAAAGGTAATGTCATGCATTAAAACAAATTCTAAATGCCTTGTATTGAAAAAACCTGAAGAAGAAGGTGTCACCTTTGTAGAGTTTAAACAAATAATAAGAGGGAATGTATGA
- the rpsF gene encoding 30S ribosomal protein S6, translating into MMKKYEGAFILLSNLEEEVRNAEVEKVKNIITERQGTVEKVNEWGQRRLAYEIDKKREGYYVFINFTSGSDAVNEIDRICKISDNFVRHMITVDESK; encoded by the coding sequence ATGATGAAAAAATATGAAGGTGCTTTTATCTTACTTTCTAATTTAGAAGAAGAAGTAAGAAATGCAGAAGTTGAAAAGGTAAAAAACATAATAACTGAAAGACAAGGAACTGTAGAAAAAGTTAATGAGTGGGGTCAAAGAAGACTTGCTTATGAAATTGATAAAAAAAGAGAAGGTTATTATGTATTTATTAATTTTACTTCAGGATCAGATGCCGTTAATGAAATAGACAGAATTTGTAAAATAAGCGACAATTTTGTTAGACATATGATTACAGTTGACGAATCAAAATAA
- a CDS encoding CxxH/CxxC protein, whose translation MNEERIYACEEHVEIALDDFLNYEEIAPKIINISDENFKCNYCDNNAYYEILK comes from the coding sequence ATGAATGAAGAAAGAATTTATGCATGTGAAGAGCATGTGGAGATAGCATTAGATGATTTCTTGAATTATGAGGAAATTGCCCCTAAGATTATAAATATTTCAGATGAAAATTTTAAATGTAATTATTGTGATAATAATGCTTATTATGAAATATTGAAATAA
- the cbiE gene encoding precorrin-6y C5,15-methyltransferase (decarboxylating) subunit CbiE — protein sequence MKKVYIIGLGIGDLDYMHKKASDILEECDCLIGAKRMLKDFQGLNKPIYESSNAEDICVYISQGEHNNYGVLVSGDSGFYSLSKKVTELLEKKDDVKVENIPAISSLQYFASRLNLPWDDIKYVSAHGRNLNIISNVIFNKKTFILTSSDFSPNIICEILTNKGLGHLKVSVGENLSYDNERIIEDRAEVIAEMKFEGLSVMIVHNDDFISIDEAHNSIKDEEFVTGKAPMTKSEVRTISIGKLKLKSDYIVYDIGAGTGSISVEAALKLYNGTLYAVEKDEEAAALIEKNIKKFKTYNIEVIKGTAPETIENIPSPDACFIGGSNGNMDNIINAVLKKNPHVNVVINTITLQSLNEAINCMEKYKFKDVEIVNVSVAKSKKIGNYDLMMGQNPIFIISGKGSGLL from the coding sequence ATGAAGAAGGTTTATATTATAGGGTTGGGTATTGGCGATTTAGATTATATGCATAAAAAGGCATCAGATATATTAGAAGAATGTGATTGCTTAATAGGCGCGAAAAGAATGCTTAAGGATTTTCAAGGTTTAAATAAACCAATTTACGAAAGCTCAAATGCAGAAGATATATGTGTATACATAAGTCAAGGAGAACATAATAATTATGGAGTCTTGGTTTCCGGAGATTCCGGTTTTTATAGTCTTTCAAAAAAAGTTACAGAGCTTTTGGAAAAAAAGGATGATGTAAAGGTTGAAAATATCCCAGCAATAAGTTCACTACAATACTTTGCCTCAAGACTAAATCTGCCTTGGGATGATATTAAATATGTTAGCGCTCATGGTAGAAATCTTAATATTATATCTAATGTTATTTTTAATAAAAAAACATTTATTCTTACTTCCAGTGATTTTAGTCCTAACATTATATGTGAAATTCTTACAAACAAAGGATTGGGACACTTAAAGGTAAGCGTTGGAGAAAATTTGTCCTATGATAATGAAAGGATAATTGAGGATAGAGCAGAAGTAATTGCTGAAATGAAGTTTGAAGGTCTTTCTGTAATGATAGTGCACAATGATGATTTCATATCTATAGACGAAGCACATAACTCAATAAAGGACGAAGAATTTGTTACAGGAAAAGCACCTATGACAAAAAGTGAAGTGAGAACTATAAGTATTGGTAAGCTTAAGTTAAAAAGTGATTATATAGTCTATGATATAGGTGCAGGAACAGGTTCTATATCAGTTGAAGCAGCTTTAAAGCTATATAATGGAACATTGTATGCTGTAGAAAAAGATGAGGAAGCAGCAGCTTTAATAGAGAAAAATATAAAGAAGTTTAAAACCTATAATATAGAAGTTATAAAAGGTACAGCGCCCGAGACAATAGAAAATATTCCGAGTCCCGATGCTTGCTTCATAGGAGGAAGTAACGGAAACATGGATAACATAATAAATGCCGTATTAAAAAAGAATCCTCATGTAAATGTGGTTATTAATACGATTACCCTACAAAGCTTAAATGAAGCGATAAATTGTATGGAGAAGTATAAGTTTAAAGATGTTGAAATTGTAAATGTTTCAGTGGCTAAATCTAAAAAAATAGGCAACTATGACCTTATGATGGGACAAAATCCAATTTTTATAATCAGTGGAAAAGGAAGTGGCCTGCTGTGA
- the spoIIID gene encoding sporulation transcriptional regulator SpoIIID: MKDYIERRAMEIADYIISTQSTVRQTAKKFGVSKSTVHKDVTERLPKLNPPAASEVKKVLLKNKSERHIRGGKATRLKYKEAHDHDKVSNM, encoded by the coding sequence ATGAAAGATTACATAGAACGGAGAGCCATGGAGATCGCGGATTATATTATAAGTACTCAATCCACTGTAAGGCAAACAGCTAAAAAATTCGGCGTTAGTAAAAGTACAGTGCATAAGGATGTTACGGAACGTCTTCCAAAATTGAACCCTCCTGCTGCAAGTGAAGTTAAAAAAGTTTTACTTAAAAACAAATCAGAAAGGCATATTAGGGGAGGTAAAGCTACACGCCTTAAATATAAAGAAGCACATGACCACGATAAAGTAAGTAATATGTAA
- a CDS encoding M23 family metallopeptidase, whose translation MIIRIKLKYFFIFIVLLLILAIIIPFFINTVQPASTNEQKDFIKWVDFRVSYEAMDKALKADINSLDEEVKLNWIEILAYLGTRYGGNFARYKAKDMDNLINKLKSGESIENLTEGLSYYDYYLEAYTAVLGGFVGPFEIQVKDENNNEQKIWVRKYGLKAFSPIAGGYYYSHYDDFGNSRSYGFRRVHLGNDLIGSVGTPVIAVETGRLEALGWNQYGGWRIGIRSLDNKRYYYYAHLRKNHPYVKTLKEGDIVYAGDVIGYLGMTGYSRKENVNNIRTPHLHFGMQLIFDESQKETLAEIWIDVYDIVKLLNRNKSPVTYNSETKESERIYNIKFHNVP comes from the coding sequence ATGATAATAAGGATAAAACTTAAATATTTTTTTATTTTTATAGTACTTTTATTAATTTTAGCTATTATTATACCTTTTTTTATTAATACTGTCCAACCTGCTTCTACAAATGAACAAAAGGATTTTATAAAGTGGGTTGACTTTAGAGTTTCATATGAGGCAATGGATAAGGCATTAAAAGCAGATATTAATAGTTTAGATGAAGAAGTGAAATTAAATTGGATTGAAATTTTAGCATATTTAGGCACAAGATATGGCGGCAATTTTGCCCGTTATAAAGCAAAAGATATGGATAATTTAATTAATAAACTTAAAAGTGGTGAAAGTATAGAAAACCTTACTGAAGGATTAAGTTACTATGATTATTACCTTGAAGCTTATACAGCAGTTCTTGGAGGATTTGTAGGTCCATTTGAAATTCAAGTTAAAGATGAAAATAATAACGAACAAAAAATTTGGGTAAGAAAGTATGGGCTTAAAGCTTTTTCTCCTATCGCTGGAGGATATTATTATAGTCATTATGATGATTTTGGAAATTCTAGATCTTATGGATTTAGGAGAGTACATCTTGGAAATGATCTTATAGGTTCAGTTGGAACACCTGTCATTGCAGTTGAAACAGGAAGATTAGAAGCACTAGGATGGAATCAATATGGTGGATGGCGCATAGGAATTAGAAGTTTAGACAATAAAAGGTATTATTATTATGCACATTTAAGAAAAAACCATCCCTATGTAAAAACTCTTAAAGAAGGAGATATTGTTTATGCAGGAGATGTAATAGGATATTTAGGTATGACTGGATATAGCAGAAAAGAAAATGTAAATAACATAAGAACGCCTCATTTACATTTTGGGATGCAACTGATTTTTGATGAATCACAAAAGGAAACATTAGCTGAAATATGGATTGATGTATATGATATCGTAAAACTTCTGAATAGAAATAAATCACCAGTGACCTATAATTCTGAAACAAAAGAATCTGAAAGAATTTATAATATTAAATTTCATAACGTACCTTAA
- the rpsR gene encoding 30S ribosomal protein S18, which yields MSSRQGGNDRMNKRRPRKKVCQFCQEKTTYIDYKDLGKLKKYTTERGKILPRRITGACAKHQRMVTRAIKRARSIALLPYTAE from the coding sequence ATGAGCTCAAGACAAGGCGGAAACGATAGAATGAATAAAAGAAGACCACGTAAAAAAGTGTGCCAATTCTGTCAAGAGAAGACAACATATATAGATTACAAAGATTTAGGAAAGTTGAAGAAATATACAACTGAAAGAGGTAAAATATTACCTAGAAGAATCACAGGTGCTTGTGCAAAGCATCAAAGAATGGTAACAAGAGCAATAAAAAGAGCAAGATCAATTGCTTTATTGCCATATACAGCAGAATAA
- a CDS encoding M23 family metallopeptidase → MKKNRFRNAKERMKNFFIRLKNKDTSFFIIALCVLLLSTALIWRYTTNPNEGGNLAENEVDEGDIGANVDPYEDYVREIMEDYEKENDNEEEDEEEESKLDLKSIKAPLAGEIIMEYTVDDLVYYEAIGEWRVHKGIDIKPEDTLMIESAFAGTVESVTTSEIVGTEIIIDHGSNVKTLYNNLSSAKVKVGDVVDKGQIIGNIGKVVSIESAEGPHLHFELIVEGENVNPLDYITGE, encoded by the coding sequence ATGAAAAAGAATAGATTTAGAAATGCAAAAGAAAGAATGAAAAATTTCTTTATTAGACTAAAAAATAAGGATACAAGCTTTTTTATAATAGCTTTATGTGTCCTGCTATTATCTACAGCTTTAATTTGGAGGTATACTACAAATCCAAACGAAGGAGGCAATTTAGCAGAAAATGAAGTTGATGAAGGCGATATTGGCGCCAATGTTGACCCATATGAAGATTATGTTCGGGAAATAATGGAAGATTATGAAAAGGAAAATGACAATGAAGAGGAAGACGAAGAAGAAGAATCTAAATTAGATTTAAAAAGTATCAAAGCGCCATTAGCAGGTGAAATAATAATGGAATATACAGTAGATGATTTAGTTTATTATGAGGCTATTGGTGAATGGAGAGTACATAAAGGAATAGACATTAAACCAGAAGATACTTTAATGATTGAGTCTGCATTTGCAGGAACTGTAGAATCAGTTACTACGTCTGAGATTGTGGGAACAGAAATTATTATCGATCATGGTAGTAATGTAAAAACATTATATAACAACTTATCTTCAGCAAAAGTTAAAGTTGGAGATGTTGTTGACAAGGGACAAATTATAGGTAATATAGGAAAAGTTGTTAGTATTGAATCTGCTGAAGGACCTCATCTTCATTTCGAGTTAATAGTTGAAGGTGAAAATGTAAATCCCCTCGATTATATTACAGGAGAATAA
- a CDS encoding HesB-like protein — MIFINDVAYKEFKELLDESKVDSYNIRIGIDSLSCSGPIFGIMVSEATEKDETEVINDVTFIVDKDVLEQYGGFIIVSSEENNGNGVGLKPVVQPTSGCSSCGGGCH, encoded by the coding sequence ATGATATTTATAAATGATGTAGCATATAAAGAATTTAAAGAATTGTTAGATGAATCTAAAGTTGATTCTTATAATATTAGAATTGGAATAGATAGTTTATCTTGTAGTGGACCTATTTTTGGAATTATGGTTAGCGAAGCTACTGAAAAAGATGAAACAGAAGTAATTAATGATGTTACTTTTATTGTTGATAAAGATGTACTTGAACAATATGGTGGATTTATTATTGTATCTAGTGAAGAAAATAATGGTAATGGAGTTGGCTTAAAACCGGTTGTTCAGCCAACATCAGGTTGTAGTAGCTGCGGTGGTGGATGCCATTAA